GGAGAAACCATTAGCACTCAGTAGTGCTCACCACACAACCCCAGCACTAGTCGTCTACTTTAAATCAAAAAGTTTCCATATCCCCAGAGCTACGGCTGTACTTCTCATACGAAACGATGATtcatcttttgctttttttaTGGCGCCAATCGCATTTcgtatagatctcaaagcattctaaatttttttttttatatactgTCAGTGTAATCTAACAATTGATGGTGCAAAAGAAGATTGATCATTCTTCCAACCCGAATTCTATCTTCAGATGGTGGGTTTTAAATATTGCTATGCGGCCCAACATGTTGGATACCATGTTAAAAGCCAGGTAGGATTGAGATTTGAGAATCAATTTGATAAATAGTTTTTACTGTATAGAGTTTGTTTCCTTCCAAAGATCAGTTTtaagttcttatttttttttcgtaTTAaagataattaaagattttttttatttttttccttccaaCTCTCGGTCCGCCAACCATCAACTCTATCCATGTCGACCCCTCCGCCTCTGTCTCTCTCCCCATCCACATCGCAAAGGAgtcaaggaaaaagaagaaatatgcataggagaggagagaaaaagaagagcaaAACAAAAGCAAACCAACCCTCTCTTCCCCAATACTTTTCTTTGGGGTCAAGCACTTTGGTTCCTTCaccattctcaaaaaaaaacccTTCCCTTTAAGCAGAAGCTCCTAGTCTCTTACCACCCTCACTCGCTCTGCTCTCCTTCCACTGCCATCGATCACATAGCAATCTCCCAGTTCCCAATAAAAAACCTCATACCATCCCTCCATCTACAATCCAGAAACTCACAAAGATCCTGATGGTACTTCCACTTGAGAGAGGACAACCCCGCTGAGCCCCCCTGCTCTCGGACTGGCCTTTTGGCCATGGCCACCGCTGACAACCAGCAGACCTGGGTTCCCTATGAGCCAACTAAAGACTGCACTCAGGGCTTATGCAGCGTCTACTGCCCACAGTGGTGCTACATAATTTTCCCACCACCTCCCCCCTTCGAGCTCTCCGACGACAGCTCCGGCCCGACCTTCTCCCCCCTGGTGATCGCCATCATCGGCATCCTCGCCAGCGCCTTCCTCCTGGTCAGCTACTACGCCATCATCTCCAAGTACTGCGGCAGCTTCGACTCCCTCCGCCGGCGGCTCCACGGCCAGTGGGGTGCGGACGACCGCGAGCTCGAGGACGGCCTTGGTCAATCCCGCCGCGACGAGCCATGGCACGTCTCCCCGTCGAACGGGCTCGACGAGGCCTTGATCAATAAGATTGCGGTGTGCAAGTACAGGAGAGGCGATGGACTGGTCGACGGCACCGACTGCTCGGTGTGCCTCAGCGAGTTCAGGGAGGACGAGAGCCTTCGATTGCTCCCCAAGTGTAGCCATGctttccatgtccaatgcatcgACACTTGGCTGCAGTCGCACTCTAGCTGCCCTCTCTGCCGTGCCAATATTGTCTCCGTGGATTCACTGTCGCCGCCGCCACTGCAGTTGCCAGCCCCTCCTGAGCTCGAAAGCAGTCGTGCTGTGGCCGAAGGCGAACGCATCGAGGAGATGGCTGTAGTCCTAGAAGATCCGGACAGGGGAGGGGAAGAAGAGATCCGATTGAGGAATGATGGTGATGTGCCTGCCAAGGGACACCCCTCTCAAGTTCTTGGTAATCCGGAAAGGATGGCGGAGAGTGATCGTATAATTGAGATTAGAGATGATGGCGTCTTCCAACCACTTAGGCGGTCGTTCTCGATGGACTCGTCGCATCGAGGGCGGCCTTCGATTGCTGATGTCTTGCTAATGAGCATGGAGGATGAATTCTTAGCTGCCCAGGATCATGAGTCTTTGGTTGGCGTCGGTTCATCGAGACGGTGTGGAAGAGAGCACAGCAAGGCTGGTAGCAGGACCAGGGGCTTGCACTGTGTTATGAGCCCAGTCCCGATGAAGAGATCCGTGTCTAGTGGGAGGTTCTGCTTCGCTGGGCATGGAAGGGGAAGGGGTTCCGTCCTTCCTGTATAAAAGAATTATATACGAAGAAGGATACAGCACAAGCTGTTCTTCTCCCCAGTGGAAGCGTTAAAAGAAAGGAACGGTGTCTCATTCTTCAGCTATCCAATTGAAAAAGGAAAGACCCAGCATCCATCGGATTTTGGAATGATAGTATATGGATTAATTTCTTTGTTGAGGAAATCCTAAATCCTACGTTCAATGCTTCACAAGGGCTCTCTAAGTGTGTTAGAATAATTTGAAAGATCATGTAACAACTTGTATCAgccaatattatttttctttattagcgtgATCCTGTATCGAttggtattatttttctttattagcatgatcttattagagtgattttagggatcacataacaacttgtatcagtaagtattattttttttaagagcaTGATATTATATCATGCtatattatttcttttgtaCGGCGTTTTGTATATATAACCCTTGAAATGTACCGAATATAATAGAACAGAGaagtaaaattatttttctttttttttctacaaatattttaacatggtatcagaacTACCAATCACCTAACTTACTGCCATCATCTCTTCCGCCTTTATTGTGGTCGTCGTCGCCATATCCAGAAGTTTTGAAGACCCCTATTACCGATCTATTGATTTCTGTTTTCGGATGAATCAACATCCGaaaattctctatttttttggtGGATCCACAGATCCTCTATTTTTCCACAGATTCTCTAttttctaatgaatcaatattgATCTCATTAGTAGATCTGCATATTCTCTACTTCTGGTAGATTACCACCTAAAGATTCTTTATTTTCTATGAATCTGCAGCTCCTCTTCATTACTTTTCTCTTCAGCTTCAGATCTTTGGTCGTCTTTCCTCACAATTGCTCGGCCCCATTCTCTTCATCTCtagttttattaattccttcggCTCCTTCACCCTCGAGTTCAAAGCCAATTGCTCTTCTTTAATGGTGTCTCCATTACGAGGGTTGTCGATCTTTGGTTACCTTCTCTCTGAGCTTTGTCCTCACTGTAACTATTATCTTCTATGTATCTTTTTGCCGCCATATATCAGACAAATTAATCAACTATATCAACTGTCAGTCTATTACGTCGGTCAGACAAATCAGTCTACCATATCGGCTTTTGAGTTGTTATATCAACTCCTAATCTGCTAAATTAGCTTTTGAGCTGCTACTTCAGCTCTTGATCTAGTATGGTAGCTTCTAAATACATTCTTAATATAGTTTCCAAACTCAAGTTGACACTTATAATATCATCTTGAGTTTGAAGGAGgatgttagaataattttagagatcacATAACAACCTGTATCAGCCCATATTATTTTTCACTATTAGCGTGATTCTATATCAGttaataatattttctttattagcatgatttTCTTTATTAGTATCGGTgagtgttatttttttttattagcttgATGTtatatcagcctatattatttttcttgtatcGAGTCTGTATACAAGTGTATATAATCCCCAAGATGTACCGAATAtgatagaagagaaaaataaaattatttttttctttttttcttctgttttcccccttcttctgcaaatattttaatagaGTAGCTTATTAGGCTTGTCCAAGTCTAAATTCTATCATGCGATTGTGGATTTGGAGTTGGGATGCTTTAGAAAACCTCATATCaagtgttcttttttttttctgtcatctgttctTCTGTTATTGTTCGGACATGCGTATGCCCTCCTGCTTACATTATATTCTTTTTAAATGCAATATTGTAGTTATGCAGATGATTGGGTAAGTTATAACCGAGTAGGAACTGGAGATTTTATAATGTTTTTGAATATAATTTCACTGTCAAATTCTGAGATCAGAGAATTCTGTTTATTATGGTGTGTGCGGTCTTCCTTTATGTCAGCGCGCAAGCATTGAGAGCTTGATTCAACTGTCTAGGATTGTGCATGACAATTATCCTCAGCCACCAGATGGAAAAGCTCAGAAAGAGGTGTCTGGTTTTGTTTCATGACCCCCCGTGAATGCCTGAATTGCAAGCATGATTTAGGAGTTGGAGTAGATCTAGTTCAAGACTAACTGGATTTTGCCTATAGGATTCAGCAACCTTCTGGTGTTTCTCTATGCCGGACTTTGTTTGTTATGACATACTTATTCAGACAGCAAGGTATTCAGTTTGAGTCATCTAGAGATTATGAAATGGCGTGGTTCAAAGTTGGACCTAATTTTTGGGTCTCTTTTAGAAGCTTGGCGCCATGGGCAACCAATTCTTTTATGCTTCaaagtaggggtggcaatcagaTCGGATCGGaaataaacgggtcgggtcggatgcAGGTCATATCAGAAATTCATAAATCTGAACtcgatctatttattaaacaggtcagaaattacaacctgaaccggtcatatttaataaacagataatccgatccgacccgtttaacctgttaaaTAAACAGATAACATGTTTGCccaacccaacccgacctgtttaacctatttgCCCAACTTGATCCGatttgtttaacctgtttagcccAACCCTCATGAAACCTATAGATTTCAAACACCTAAAAACAAATTGGACTTTAACAAAGCTGCAAACTTTCTTCAATCCCCTGATAGAAATCCAAATCCTAAATTTCTCCAATATAATAAGTTTCGCATTATAATGTGCTCAATCGCAACAACAAACACttaagtaaattacaaaaaaacacattataaaaaagaaagaaagaggaatcgTCGAATACTAACCAAAATCTTACTCTCAGAGGTGAGGTTCCTCCCTGACCCCAGTGATTCGGGAGGGCTTGAACGCCATGCCAACGCCGCGGAGCGTCTCGAGGATCCGGCGGTAGGGGGAGACATAGAAGTAGACCTTCCAGTCGTCGGCACCGTCACCGGAGACGAGGTCCTGTATCCAAACACCGCACGCCTCCGCCTCCTGCCACCCTCGAGCTGTGAGCTCGATCTTGgggtcctcttcttctcctccccccccccccctcttcgcCCTTGCCGATCTCTTtcgtcctcctcctctgccgccttcttctctcttctgaaCTCGGACCGCATCTGGTCTATGGACCCCGCCACCCGCGATGCTTAGTGACGCTCCCTCTACGGCCTCTCCTACCCTCTCTTCGCAAACCTCTTTGACGAGCTCCAGCCCCTCCCCCTCTTCGTCAACCACGCCCTCGCCCTTGCCCTCTCCTGCCTCTGCCGCGGCCTCTCCTTCCCTACCCTCAAACTCTAGATCTTTGAGGAGCAAAGAGATCACTCACCGGGGAAAATCCTAATTCTAATCACCAGGTAAACGGTTATTAACCCGACACAtatattaaacgggttaaacgggttagaCATCTAAAATATGTATTCGACTCAATTAATAAACACGTTAAATAGatcaacctgtttacgacccgaacctgtttagaccaaacctaaacctatttatggcggatcgaacacgggtcgggttgggggGTCTGGTCATATTTTACCACCCCTACTTCTAAGGTGACATTCTTATATGCCGATAGCACACGACATCCACTTCCAAGAACCCCCACTCAGGGCTGGGATcaaaaacatatgtattgaaagaaagaaagaaaaggtcagCCATATGACCAATTTTAGCAGCATTGCAGGAAGAAAATATTATTCtggagaaagaaaattcaatATGATATTTTAGGTTCTGGTTTATTTCTTGAGTTTTGTATAGAAATTGTATCAtatgtatacacacacacacatatacagaATATCTTGTAAAATGGTGCTAATTGCAATAATATATAGtaataacttttaatcagaaaaagatggttattTCGAAAATAATATTGATCCTACTAAAATCATGTGTTTATATTGGTTTCtcgaaagaaaaatatatacagTCATTTATATATTACAATTATTTTAGGACTCTTAGGTTTTTAAGTTTtctaccttcaaaatctgtgaAAACAGAAAACACGGGGACGTCTCATTCTACCCACCTGGGACTTGTGAAATGGAGTTTTACTTTGTACAGTGGATGCTTCAAGCACAACTAAATCAGGTCTGAGACCTCAACCTAAAACGTTCACAGCCCAGCTAAGCTTGAATTGGTTCGGGCCAGGGCCAAGATTTGAAATACAAAAGTATTCAGACATCAAATGGGTCAGGTCCGTGTCGTGAAAGAGTCGATCCAAGCCCCTTCAAATCCTAAGACGAAGCCTCTTATCTAATTCCAGGATCATAAATACCACAAGAGTGGTGGTGGGGTTCCGTGATCTTGGGCCATCCATAGGGGTGGGCCCACAGTAGACAAGCCGCCCAGCTTTACAGGAAAAAGAAGCCCATTAGATCAGAGGACAAAAGTAGACAAATCCGCAAGTTTTCAAAAGCGGGAGCTAGGAGAGCCCTCAAACCCCAGGGTGGTCCTAGACTCCTTGCACCCTTTTATTGGCTTAGAGCAGACACCTCTGCTTCAATCAAGGAGAGCATGTGGTGAACTGCGGCGGCGATATCGTCAACTGTAGTAAGATGGCATCCCTCATCAACCTGCAATTGTTGCCAGATGATTATACATTAGTTATCTAGGAATTCATTATATGAAAACAAATGTTTACATATACATAATATatgttatgtatgtatatgcaggcactgaaaattaaaattgttaACCCTACCTTAGCAAGGAAACTACCTTGTGCCATTAGTGAGAGAtcaccattaaaaaaaaattctccacTTAGATATACATAGAATAGgagcattattattttttttaatcctttgaTATGCGTAACAGATAGATTATGCATGTGCATATGGCTGTCAATAGGCCAGGCCAGCCCAACCGGGCGAAATTTAGGCCCTAAATCATGCTTCGGCCGGGTTCAAAGGAAGCTGAATTGTTTTGGGGGGCTTCCGCCAAGGATTTACCGAAAACAGTTTTTAAAAGGCCTAAATGAGGCCCACTCTGGGCCCACAAATATGCCTAATGACGCTGCTCTCGGTACCTTGGGCCCAAATTCCCAAGTCCCAAGTTTAAAGCTGATGCATGGGCTAGTGTATGACCAGTTAAGGTTTGTAACATACCGATATTTCCTTTCTGTTgctgggacccaagagagtttATATCCACAGTTCCATATTTATTAAGTTACATCATATGGAATAGTAAAGACATCCCAATTACCACAAACTTATGCTGAGAACAAATggaaagaaataaaatgaagatTTCCTAACAATGCAGAGCCAGTCATGCAGGGGTTTGAGTAGAGATATCAAATCAAAAACGAAATGACTATTGCACTAAATCTTATTACTGTGTTAGTCTTAAagctttatttttcaagaacaaCTAATGATATATTATTCTCGTCTAATACGCCATGGAAAAGATAGTTAGGTTCGAATTTTATCTTTCACGAAACAATGGTTCATCTTCTTTTTTCGCGATATGCACTGTTGGATTGTGCAACAGCCGCTACGGGATCTATAAAGACAAATTGAAGAAAgagtttggagtgctttgagatctgtgcgagCACGATCCAATTATTGATGTTGCGAAAGATAAAATCCGACACTAAGATTGGCCAAGAGCTTTCGATATTCACGTGCATGTCCACGTCCATGTGCATGAGCTTGTCTGCATGCATGTGTGGGTGTGGGACAGAGAGGGCAAAGGTAATATGCTATCTAAGAATAAAATTTCATCAAGTAGAAACTAATT
Above is a genomic segment from Phoenix dactylifera cultivar Barhee BC4 chromosome 2, palm_55x_up_171113_PBpolish2nd_filt_p, whole genome shotgun sequence containing:
- the LOC103711781 gene encoding E3 ubiquitin-protein ligase Os04g0590900, whose protein sequence is MATADNQQTWVPYEPTKDCTQGLCSVYCPQWCYIIFPPPPPFELSDDSSGPTFSPLVIAIIGILASAFLLVSYYAIISKYCGSFDSLRRRLHGQWGADDRELEDGLGQSRRDEPWHVSPSNGLDEALINKIAVCKYRRGDGLVDGTDCSVCLSEFREDESLRLLPKCSHAFHVQCIDTWLQSHSSCPLCRANIVSVDSLSPPPLQLPAPPELESSRAVAEGERIEEMAVVLEDPDRGGEEEIRLRNDGDVPAKGHPSQVLGNPERMAESDRIIEIRDDGVFQPLRRSFSMDSSHRGRPSIADVLLMSMEDEFLAAQDHESLVGVGSSRRCGREHSKAGSRTRGLHCVMSPVPMKRSVSSGRFCFAGHGRGRGSVLPV